The nucleotide window ACGGCCGGTAGACAGTCCGGTGGGAGAACCGTGCTCCCCGCCCCTGGCAGAGCGAGATTCGGATGAGATGGACGTGCCTTTCTTTTTACGGACGGTAGACAGTCCGGTGGGAGAACCGTGCCCTGAGCCTGACCACACGGGGAGCGTCGTGGATGGCAGCGATTTAAGTATTCAGAAAAGGGAATGGAAAGACAAAAACCGCAGGGCTACCAAGGCCGCCGGATTGTACAAGCGTCACTCATTGAATCACCCCATGTTAAAGGGGTTCCACTCGTACCTGACAGTTACCCGTGGGGTCCCAAACTGTCAACAGGAGGTATCAAACGTAGcacggtttctattttttgtgaacCCAAGATTTGTAACACTCGAGTACCTCGTAAAACCATCCAAGGTTAATAATTTTTTCGAGCAACTTGGAAAACTCCGTCTATCGAGCCAGACCTCCCTCAAAATGTTGAAGCACATACGGAGATTTACCATCTATCAGATGAGGGCCACCAAACTGAGACTGGAGAATCCGCAGCTTTATAAGGCCTGTGAAGTGTTCATGAATTTTACAACAGACCTCCAGAAAACATTGTACAAGGGAGCCTGCCGAGAGTCTGTCAGTAAAAGGTGCGCCGTTCAAAAAAGCCAATCGTCCGCGGATTGTTACCGAACCTTGCATGTTGGTTAATTGGCTTCATTTTTCCCCACAGGTACGATATATTGATGAAGCCATCAAAGTCACCCAAGGACTGCCAGATGATACTGGAGGAGGCAAGGCCAACATTTCTAGCTAGCATCGAGGCTGTGACAGATGGCGGATCGGAAGTAGATCGCCGGGAAGTCGTACTGTACCTCCAAGCCCTTCTGATTCTAAAACATCTCCAAAGACCGGGTGTCGTTCGTAACATGACGGTAAGTCGTCGCGCCCTGTGGGTCAGCGGTATTTGCTGAACCGGTTCaatatttttccaccttttttCACATCGTAGGTTTCAGAGTGGAATGAGAGGATCCATCACATGTACCACGGAAGGCGCAAGACAATTGTGGGTGTGAAGACTCACAAGTGTTCCACCTCTCAGGTAGCAACTTTCGTACTTTCGGAGGAAGAGGAATCGGTAAGCTTTTCTCAAAGCCAGGGAACCCAGGCAACCCCACTCGCCTTTTGGAGGGGTGCCCTCTGGCTtgagattaacatttttttttctttttcagtggtTCAAAGCATATGCGGAACATGTCAGGCCGGTCTTTACCGCTGGCCGAAAGATCATCACAAACTTTTTTGTGACGTGTACCGGGAAGGTCATAGAAAATCCGTCTGTGGGACTCAGACGATACCATTCAAGGCAAGGCGGCCACCAGTCAAGTGACCCACAGCCGTACGTAGCAACCGGTACTAACGATATGCTTTTCTCCGCAGCTACAACCTCACAAACATCACCAGCCACCTCGTACGGCGGGTATGTGAGACATGGACTTTGTCACAATACACGGATTGTGAAAAGCGATTGTTTGCTCGGTACTTGGCACATACAAACGACGTGGCCGAGCGAATTTACCGGGAGAAGACCCTGACCGATATGTGCCGTGCCCAAGAGCTGGTGTTCAACGCAGGAAATCGTGATGACGCTGAGATTCTGTCACCAGTGATGGCATCGACCAGTGAATTGGATAACGAGCTGGTAGACCTCACGGAAAGTGCACCCGAGTCACACGAGTCTGAGGGGCATGCAGGAAATCGTGATGACGCCGAGATTCTGTCCCCAGTAATGGCATCGACCAGTGAATTGGATAACGAGCCGGTAGACCTCACGGAAAGTGCTCCCGAGTCACCCGAGTCTACTGAGTCTACCGAGTCGTATAGTCTCGAGAATATTCGGCTCATCCCATTCAGGAGAACAAAGCCCATGTGAATCTGTCAATTTTGGTCTGTCATGAATAAAAATATTCAAATCTACGTTCATCTTTGCCTCTTTGACTCGGTCTAAAATCACTGACCTGTGATTTTTTTCCCTTAGAAAATTGCCCCaaattttctaagtgtcaaggactcttccagaaaagcttccccaggctcctggaagcgtcctcggtacacctCCAATGTTCCACCACGGTCATCACAAAAAATTGACCTTTTGTTCAGGTCAAGCGATTTGAGGAAGGCACGGCAGCCCGTACGGTCCAGGGGTTGATCAGTCCCCTGGTACGTCCGTCCCCGTGCCCCGAAGGGGTTCCCCGCTTCTCGCCTGCAGCAGGCACGGCAGCCAGCAGCCCGTACGGTCCAGGGGTTGATCAGACCCCTGTACGTCCGGTCGTGGTCTCCGTGCCCCAGAGGGGTTCCCGCTTCTCGCCTGCAGCAGGCACGGCAGCCAGCAGCCCGTACGGTCCAGGGGTTGATCAGACCCCTGTACGTCCGGTCGTGGTCTCCGTGCCCCGgaggggttcccgcttcccccctgcagcgttaGAGGGGGGGATACGCATCGGAGGCAaatgacaaaagcttgtctcgagggatgactttcaatagattgcagcggtttcacgccctcttgaactctctcttaaaagttcttttcaactttccctcacggtacttgtccgctatcggtctcgcgccggtatttagccttagatggagtttaccacccgctttgggctgcattcacaaacaacccgactccggggagaccgggtcccgccacgccgggggccgctaccggcctaccaccgtccgcgggctggggccactattagaaggactcgggcccccgagcgacgtcggggtggtccggtctcccgtacgccacatttcccgacgcccgccgggcggacggggattcggcgctgggctcttccctcttcactcgccgttactgagggaatcctggttagtttcttttcctccgcttagtaatatgcttaaattcagcgggtcgccacgtctgatctgaggtctttagtcgagtccgggcgccggcggacgagccgccgggcgccgcgcgctgcccgtccacgccgcccgtaggtagggggaggtccggcgcccaccttcggtcttcgccctctcgtcgccggaggcagccctgtgtctccacagacagcctcgcggcacgctcctgggggggagtgacggagggtgaaccccatcgggtgggcccagggcgggtgggtctggccttggggggacgtaaggggagaaaggaggggagggcgtcggggcgcggagcctcgggcctccctcgatgtcacccttgcgacgggaccccagccgcgccacggaggcgatcgaccctcagacaggcgtagccccgggagcaacccggggccgcaaggtgcgttcgaagtgtcgatgatcaatgtgtcctgcaattcacactaattctcgcagctagctgcgttcttcatcgacgcgcgagccgagtgatccaccgttaagagtcgcgctttctgggtctgggacgctcggaggcgccccctctttcactctcgtgtcggccggccgcaaaagactggggtgcgtcgaaaggggttttccatctcggccctgttgccccgggcgctcggcctcccacgtccctccctccggcggggaggagaacgaaggagggctcgaggcttctcgacctaccgcccggacccgcgtaccccggggaggggggtgcgcgagcgcacgggagaatggtacccgggacggcctttcgcgtgcggggggcttctgtttttcctcggcaggtggcggcagggcaaaatcgtcggcgcgaggccgggcgtctttctcgggcgacggagcgagaggggctccccgcgccctcccgacgtcgcccgcccgctgtcctcgcgtgccctcgacgCCCCCGCCCTGCGGAGCGCcctggcgaagcggaaggagacccaccACCGCCCCCATCACGTTCGGTACCCT belongs to Ranitomeya variabilis isolate aRanVar5 unplaced genomic scaffold, aRanVar5.hap1 Scaffold_551, whole genome shotgun sequence and includes:
- the LOC143790774 gene encoding uncharacterized protein LOC143790774, with translation MDVPFFLRTVDSPVGEPCPEPDHTGSVVDGSDLSIQKREWKDKNRRATKAAGLYKRHSLNHPMLKGFHSYLTVTRGVPNCQQEVSNVARFLFFVNPRFVTLEYLVKPSKVNNFFEQLGKLRLSSQTSLKMLKHIRRFTIYQMRATKLRLENPQLYKACEVFMNFTTDLQKTLYKGACRESVSKRYDILMKPSKSPKDCQMILEEARPTFLASIEAVTDGGSEVDRREVVLYLQALLILKHLQRPGVVRNMTVSEWNERIHHMYHGRRKTIVGVKTHKCSTSQVATFVLSEEEESWFKAYAEHVRPVFTAGRKIITNFFVTCTGKVIENPSVGLRRYHSSYNLTNITSHLVRRVCETWTLSQYTDCEKRLFARYLAHTNDVAERIYREKTLTDMCRAQELVFNAGNRDDAEILSPVMASTSELDNELVDLTESAPESHESEGHAGNRDDAEILSPVMASTSELDNEPVDLTESAPESPESTESTESYSLENIRLIPFRRTKPM